A part of Arachis hypogaea cultivar Tifrunner chromosome 12, arahy.Tifrunner.gnm2.J5K5, whole genome shotgun sequence genomic DNA contains:
- the LOC112727971 gene encoding UPF0481 protein At3g47200, translating into MTPDKSKDESEWMIPVEVMLGSLDHGEVQACSISRIPDEIRAPKQECYKPKLVSVGPLHRGATRQILLMEEPKWRYAKSFLDHKVQNNQGGHKNKEPGPREWGKEILKLDKVVRASYGGDLDLDPQDLAKIMLVDGCFLLELLHRLGEYMDPHTNQGETFSNDPFLETEEKVQCVLNDISMLENQIPFIVLKKLYNNVFPENNNNYNRNKVAEDHRVADVMRKAFGYNSKDRHGSAHMLHLMHLSTVEEDNNQEAKRLRQACRELKRCATRLRAAGITIKPTNSNSIANGNVNANTSVNNQHKLVDIFDFNISFNEQDKILEIPALHIKETTEARWRNLIAWEQSRIWIRGKYTSYALFFQTLICCEHDLKFLEKKGVIVNEFKKSNAEIMTMFRTISDGVDHMDSSYSDHCMKLNAHRTTLVTKAFREWPIITWHRCRHVLETLVFYWWNWLAILIRDHIPTVWKFFGVVAAIVLLVLTIMQTYYSAKQTHYSAEQAHNATSGS; encoded by the exons ATGACTCCTGACAAG TCGAAGGACGAAAGTGAATGGATGATTCCCGTTGAAGTGATGCTGGGTTCTCTTGATCACGGAGAAGTTCAAGCGTGCAGCATTTCAAGAATCCCAGACGAGATTCGAGCCCCAAAACAAGAATGTTACAAGCCGAAATTGGTGTCTGTAGGACCCTTACACAGGGGAGCCACAAGGCAGATTCTCTTAATGGAAGAACCCAAATGGCGCTACGCCAAGTCCTTCCTTGACCACAAGGTGCAAAACAACCAAGGAGGACACAAAAACAAAGAACCAGGACCCCGAGAGTGGGGTAAGGAAATTCTCAAGCTTGACAAGGTGGTTCGCGCTTCCTACGGCGGTGACCTCGACTTGGATCCCCAGGACCTCGCCAAAATCATGTTG GTGGATGGCTGTTTCTTGCTAGAACTTCTCCATAGGCTTGGGGAATACATGGATCCACATACAAACCAGGGCGAAACTTTTTCCAATGACCCATTCTTAGAGACAGAGGAGAAGGTGCAGTGTGTGCTGAATGATATTTCGATGCTGGAAAATCAGATCCCTTTCATTGTTCTCAAGAAGTTGTACAATAATGTCTTccctgaaaacaacaacaattacAACCGTAACAAGGTTGCAGAAGATCATCGTGTGGCCGATGTCATGCGTAAAGCCTTTGGTTACAATTCAAAAGACCGGCATGGTTCGGCTCATATGCTTCACTTAATGCACTTGTCCACAGTTGAAGAAGACAACAATCAAGAAGCCAAACGATTGAGACAAGCATGCCGAGAACTAAAGCGATGCGCTACTAGGCTTCGAGCTGCAGGAATAACCATTAAACCAACAAATAGCAACAGCATTGCAAATGGTAATGTCAATGCTAATACTAGTGTTAACAATCAGCATAAGCTTGTGGACATATTTGATTTTAACATAAGTTTCAATGAGCAAGACAAGATACTCGAAATACCGGCTTTGCATATTAAGGAAACAACGGAAGCGAGATGGAGAAACTTGATTGCTTGGGAGCAGAGCAGAATTTGGATAAGAGGCAAGTACACTTCCTATGCTTTGTTCTTCCAAACTTTGATATGCTGTGAGCATGACCTCAAGTTTCTGGAGAAAAAGGGAGTGATAGTGAATGAGTTCAAGAAGAGCAATGCTGAAATTATGACAATGTTTCGCACCATCTCTGATGGTGTTGATCACATGGATTCAAGTTACAGTGACCACTGTATGAAACTTAATGCACACCGGACTACATTGGTCACGAAAGCGTTTCGCGAATGGCCTATAATCACTTGGCATAGGTGCAGGCATGTTCTTGAGACTCTTGTGTTCTATTGGTGGAACTGGCTAGCGATTTTGATACGCGATCATATCCCAACAGTGTGGAAATTTTTCGGCGTTGTGGCCGCGATTGTGTTGCTTGTTCTCACAATTATGCAGACATATTATTCAGCTAAGCAGACACATTATTCAGCTGAGCAGGCACATAATGCAACTAGTGGCTCTTAA